ACCTGCGCGACACCCGGTACACCCAGCCGGCCCTGTACGTGGTCGGCGCGCTCTCCTGGCTGGCCACCGTACAGGAGGGCGGCCGTCTGCCCGACTACCTGCTCGGGCACAGCCTCGGTGAGTTCGCCGCCCTGTTCGCCGCGGGCGTGTACGACTTCGAAACCGGCCTGCGCCTGGTCGCCGAACGCGGCCGGCTGATGGGACAGGTCACCGGCGGCACCATGGCCGCGGTCTCGGCCGTCGACTCGTCCCTGGTCCGGGAGGTGCTGCGCGACGACGAGCTGTCCGGACTGGACATCGCCAACTACAACGCGCCGACCCAGACGGTCGTCGCCGGCCCGGCCGACGCGGTCAACCGCGCGCTTGCGGTGTTCAAGGACAAGGGCGCCCGCTGTGCCCCGCTCAACGTCAGCGCCCCCTTCCACAGCCGCTACATGGCGCAGGCCGCGGAGGAGTTCGGGCGCCTGCTGGACGCCACCGCCTTCGCCGCCCCGAAGATCCCGGTGATCAGCAACGTCGACGCCCGGCCGTACGAGCCGGACGCCGTGGCCGCCACCCTGCGCCGCCAGATCGTCTCCCCGGTGCGGTGGACCGACAGCATCCGGCTGCTCATGGGCCGGGGCGACTTCCGGGTCCGCGAACTGGGCCCGGGACAGGTGCTGACCAAGCTGATCGCCCGGATCCGGGACGAGGCCACCCCACTGCGGCCCGAACCGGCACGGACCACGGTGCCGACCGGGCCGGTCAACGCTCCGGCACCGCGGCGCGCGGAGCTGGGCTCGGCGGCGTTCCGGCGCGACCACGGGGTCCGGCACGCCTACGTCGCCGGCGGCATGCACCACGGCGTCAGCTCCGTCGCCCTGGTCGCCCGGCTGGCCCGCTCCGGCCTGCTCGGCCACTTCGGGGCGGCCGGGCTCCCGCTCGCGGACGTCGCCGACGCGATCCGCGGCATCCGGGCGGCCGCCGGGGCCGACGCGCCGTTCGGGGTCAACATCACCTACGACCCCTTCGACCCGCGCGCCGAGGCCGACATGGTCGACCTGCTGGTCCGTGAGAACGTCCGTCTCGTCGAGGCGGCCACGTACGTCGAGGTGACCCCCGCACTGGTGAGGCACCGTCTGACCGGTGCCCGCATCCTGGCGGACGGAACGGTGCACGCCCCGCGCAAGCTGCTCGCCAAGGTGACCCGCCTGGACACCGCCCGCCTGTTCTTCGCACCACCGCCGCGCCCCCTCGTGACACGGCTGGTGGACGACGGACTGCTCAATGCCGAGGAGGCCGCGGCCGGCGAGCGGATCGCCCTGGCCGACGACATCTGCGCGATCGGCGACGGAGCCGACTACACCGACCAGGGCTCCCTGCCCGCGCTGCTGCCCTCGGTGCGACGGCTGCGCACACAGCTCGGCGGGGTCGCCTCCGGCGTACGCGTCGGGGGCGGTGGAGGCATCGGCTCCCCGGAGTCGGCCGCCGCCGCGTTCGTCCTGGGCGCCGACTTCATCCTCACCGGGTCGATCAACCTCTGCACCGCCGAGAGCGGGCTCAGCGAAGCCGCCAAGGACCTGCTGCCGAACCTCGACGTGCACGACACCGCGTACGCCCCGCACGGTGCCCTGTTCGAACTCGGCGGCCGGGCCCGGGTGCTGCGCAAGGGCGTGCTCTTCCATGTGCGCGCCGGAAAGCTCTACGACCTGTGGCGCACCTACGACTCCTGGGACGCCGTGCCCGGCTGGATCCGGTCCCGGGTGGAACGCGACTACTTCGGCGCCGGCTTCGAGGAGCTGGCGTCGCGGGTCGTCCCCGCCGGCGAGCCGGCCGACCCCAAGCGCCGGATGGCCCTGGTCTTCCGCTGGTACTGCGCCCAGGCACAGCGCTGGGCGATCGAGGGCACCCCGGAGCGGGTCGCGGACTACCAGGTGGCCTGCGGGCCGGCGCTGGGCGCCTGCAACCACTGGCTGCGCGGCACCACGTACGAGGCCTGGCGTGACCGGCACGCCGACGAACTGGCCGACCGACTCATCACCGAAGCCGCCGAGATCGTCGGGTCCGCCGGCGTATAGCAAAGGAGAGCGTTGTGTCCGAGACCGTTCGTCCCGTCGACGGCCTGCCCATGACCCGTGGCACGTGCCCGTTCGACCCCGCACCCGAGCTCGCCGAGCTGCGCGAGGAGCAGCCGGTGGCCCGCATGGTCTTCCCGGACGGCCACCTCGGCTGGCTGATCACCGGCTACGACGAGGTCCGCCGGCTCCTCGCCGCCCGGGGCATGAGCTCGCGCGGCGACCTGCTGCGCACGCCGATCCCGCTGCCGATGGCCGGGAACCGGACCGAACTGGCGCCGGGGATGTTCACGGCGATGGACCCGCCGGAGCACACCCACTACCGGCGCCGGCTGACCGCCTGGTTCTCGGCCCGCCGCACCCGGACGATGGAGCCGAGGCTGACCGAGCACGTCGACCTGTATCTCGGCAGGATGATCGAGGAAGGCGGACCCACCGACCTGGTCGCCGCGTTCGCCGAGCCGGTCGCCGGGCTGGTGATCTGCGAGCTGCTCGGTGTTCCCGCCGACCGGCGGGACGTGTTCGTCAAGGGCATCAAGGCGCTGCTGACCGTCCACTCCAGCGCGGAGGAGGCGATCGCCGGCTGGCAGAACGTGGGCGGGCAGCTGATGGAGCTGATCCGCGCCAAACGCGAGGAGCCCACCGACGACCTGCTCGGCACGCTGGTCTCCGACGGCGCTTTCAGCGACGAGGAGCTGGCGACCATCGGCAGCGTGCTGCTCGTGGGCGGCTACGACACCAGCAAGAACATGATCGCGCTGGGCACCTTCGCCCTGCTGGCACACCCCGACCAGTACGCGGCGCTGGCCGCGGACCCGGGCCTGGGCGCGGGCGCGGTGGAGGAACTGCTGCGTTACGTGACGGTCATGCACGCCGGCTCGATCCGCGCGGCCGGCGCCGACATGGACTTCGACGGGCACCACTTCACCGAGGGAGACGCCGTGTCCCTGTCGCTGGCCGCGGCCAACCGGGACCCGTCGCTCTGCGAGGACCCGGACCGCCTGGACATCACCCGGCCGCCGGTGGCGCACCTGTCGTTCGGTTACGGCATCCACCAGTGCGTCGGCCAGCAACTGGCCCGCCTTGAGCTGCGGATCGCGTTCGAGGGGCTGGCCCGGCGGCTGCCCGGGCTGCGGCTGGCGATCCCCGAGGACCAGGTCCGCACCAACCCCGAATCGATCATCTACGGCGTCCACGAGCTGCCGGTGACATGGTGAACGGAGACCACCCGGTGTACCGAGAGATGCTCAAGTCGAAGATCCACCGCGCCACCGTGACGCAGGCGGACCTGCACTACGTCGGCTCGCTGACGCTCGACTCGACGCTGATGGCCGCCGCGAACCTGCTGCCCGGGGAGAAGGTCGACGTCGTCGACATCGACAACGGCGCCCGGCTCAGCACGTACGTCATCGAGGGGCCGGCCGGCAGCGGAGTGGTGGGCATCAACGGCGCGGCGGCCCGGCTGATCAGTCCCGGCGACCTGGTGATCGTCATCTCCTACGCGGCGATGACCGAGGAACAGGCTCGCGCGTACCGGCCGAGCGTGGTCTTCGTCGACGACGGCAACCGACCGCAGCACGTCGGTTCCGACCCCGCCGAGGCGCCGGACGGCGCCGACGACCTGATACGCGGCGACACCGTCGACGCGTGACCGCACCGATCCGGCGAACTCGGAGACCCCAATGAGCCAACCCGATGTGATGACCGCCTTCACCGCCGGTCTCGCGGACATCAACCTCGACGAGTCCAGAGCACCCCGCTCGGGGGCCGAGGCCGCCGGGATGAAATCCGCCAGTTCCTCCATCTACGACATGGCGGCCACCCTGTCCGGTCGCGGTGAGCTGTGGAACTGGGGGATGTACGACCCCGGTCTGGCGGCCGAGATCGAGGCCCGGCTGCCCGGGTTCACCGACTTCGGCACCGACGGGTTCAGCGAGCAGCTCTACTACCTGGCCCTGCGCGACCTGCCCGACGGTCTGGACGGGTGCGCCGACCGGACGGTTCTGGAGGTGGGCTGCGGGACGGGCGAAGGGCTCAACTTCCTGTCCCGCCTCGTCCCCGGCGCCCGGATGACCGGCCTCGACCTGTCGCCGAAGGCGGTCGCCCGGGCCGAGGCCACGCTGGCGCGGGGTGAGACCCTGCGCTTCGTCCAGGGCGACGCCGAGAAGCTGCCGTTCGAGGACTCCTCGGTGGATGTGCTGATCAACATCGAGAGCTCGCACACGTATCCCGATCTGGGCCGCTTTCTGCACGAGGCCGCGCGGGTGCTGCGGCCGGGCGGGACGCTGTCGCACATCGACGTGTTCACCCGCCAGCGGCTGCGGACGATGCGGGGGATCACCGAGGAGATGCCCCAGCTGAAGTGGATCACCGATCACGACGTCTCCGCCGAGGTCCGCGCCGCGGTGCGCCGCCGGATGGCCCCGGGCAGCCGCTTCCGCCGCACGCTCGACCGGCAGCGGATGAACCCGCTGGTGCGCACGATCGCCACGCACAGTCAGATCCTGATGTTCGGCGGCATGTTCGCCGGCTACCGGCCGCCCTCCTCGGTCAAGGTACTCAGCCGGCTCGGCCTCGTGCCGTGGATGAGCGGCCTGCCGATGGAGAGCTACCGGCACCAGGTCGCCGTCCGAGTCTGAGGGGGAGAAGTGACCGTACGGCTGTTCGCCGTCGCCGCCGGGACCGAGGAGGGCCTGCTCGCCGCCCTCCGCGGGCACGCGGACCGGATCCGCGCCGGCCGGGACCTGCCCACGCTGGCCCGGTACTGCCACGACGCGGCAGCCAGGACACCCGGTCTGGCCCACCGGGCCGCTCTCACCGCCGATTCCTACGACGACCTCGCCGAGGGCCTGGACAAGCTGGTACGGGAGTGGGCCGACCGGATACCGCCTCCGTCGCCGTCCCGGCGGCCGGGACTGGTGTTCGTCTTCGCCGGCCAGGGCGCCCAGTGGGACGGCATGGGCCTGGAACTGCTCGACACCGAGCCGGTGTTCGGCGCGGCGCTGCGGCGCTGCGACGAACGGGTACGCGAGCTGGCCGGCTTCTCGGTGATCCAGCAGTTGCGGGCCGGCCCGGCGATGTCGCGGCTCGGTGAGATCGACGTGCTGCAGCCGACGATGGTGTCGTTGCAGATCGCCCTGGTGGCCCTGTGGCGCAGTTGGCGGGTGGAGCCGGACGCGGTGACCGGGCACAGCATGGGCGAGATCTCCGCCGGGTACGCGGCCGGAGCGCTCACCCTCGACGACGCCCTGCTGATCGCCTGCCGTCGCAGCGCCCTGCTGCGGCGGATCGCCGGCCGGGGCGCGCTGGCCACCACCGAGCTGTCGCCCGAGGCCGCGCACGCCCTGGCCGCCTCCAGCGGAGGCCGTATCTGCGTCGCCGGGGAGAACAGTCCCCGCTCGACCGTGCTGGCCGGGGACACCGCCACGCTGACGGCGCTGGTCGAGGACCTCGATCGGCGCGGCGTCTACTGCCGGATGGTGCGGGGTACGGTCGCCTCGCACAGCCACTACGTCGACGAACTGCGCGACGACCTGGCTGGGGCGCTGCGCCCGCTGAGCCCGGTGCCGTCACGGGTGCCGTTCTACTCGACCGTGACCGCGGCGCCGGTCCCCGGCACCGACCTGGGGCCCGCGTACTGGATGCGCAACCTCCGGGAGCCGGTCCGGCTGGCCGCCGCCACCGGCCGGCTGGCCGAGGACGGTCATGAGATCTTCGTCGAGGTGAGCACCCATCCGGTGCTGCTCTCCAGCCTGCGGCAGACGCTGGAGAGCGCCGGACGGCCGGGGGAGGTGCTGCCCTCCGGCCGCCGGCGGACCGAACGCCGGGCCATGCTGTCGTCGCTCGGCACGCTGTTCACCTACGGCCGCGACCCGCACTGGCCGACGTCCGCCCCGCCGGCGCCGGCGCTCACTCCCTACCAGGCCGCCGTCCTGGCGGCCGTCCGGCGCCCGCGGCCCTCGCCGGCCGCGGCGGGGTCAGGATGACGAGCCGGGCCCCACGAGGGAGACGAGCCGGTAGGACCCGGACTCGCGGTGCAGGAACCCGTCGTCGACCAGGGACCGCCGCAGCGAGACCGGGTCCACGGCGGCGCCCTCGCACCACGGCCGCAGCAGATCGGTCACGGTGCGTTCGTCGTACTCCCGACCGGCCTCGAAGGTCGTCGCCGCCACATGGTCCAGCACCGCCCGCCGGGTCTCGTCGTCGTCCTCCGGCAACCGGACCAGCACCGTGCCACGGACGTAGCCGCGCAGCCCGGGATCGGGCTGTTCGGCCTCCGCCTGCTCCCGCAGACGGCGTCCGGCGATCTCGGCCGCGGCACCCAGGGCGGCCTCGTCGACCGCCAGCCGGCCCCGGCCCCGGGGGACGACCAGGCCCTCGCGCAGCAGCCGGCCGATGGCCGGGGCGGCCTCCGGGGCCGCGAGCCCGGTCGCGGCGAGGATCTCCGCGGAGGTCGACGAGCCCAGGGCCACGGCCGAGAAAACCCGCCGAACAGCGGAGTCGGAAAGGAGAACGGTGAATGTCTCGGGCGTCATCGTCCCCGCCGCTTGATCTTGATGGTCTCCAGGTCGGTGCAGACGGACCGCAGATCGCGCACATCGGCGCCGAGGCCGCGGACGGCGGCCGTGGCCAGTTCCTCGACCCCGGCGACGACCTTCTCGGTCTTGTCCTCGGCGTCGGCCTTCACGGCACAGCGGAAGGTGAAGGTGAGCAGGGTCCGCTCGTAGGTGACCGTGCCCTCCTCGGTGAACTTCGAGTGGAACAGGTCGTGCTGGTCGGCCACGGCCAGCAGCTTGGCGCGCTGGTCGTCGTCGAGCGGCGCGAACTTGCCGTAGACGATGACCTGATAACTCTTGCGGGGCATGGTGGAGGTGCCTCTCAGGTGCCGGGGGGACGGGGACGGGGACGGGGACGGTCAGGACACTCCCAGCCGCCGCGGTTGCCGCGGCAGCAGGAACAGCAGGCAGATCACCGCGGCCAGGCCCGCGGACGCCCAGTAGAGGGCTTCGCTGAAGGTGGCCGTGAACGTCCTGGAGTTGATGTCGGTCAGGGCGTTCCCGATCGCCTTCTGCCGGGCGGGGTCCTCGGTTCCGAGGGCGCGGCAGGAGTCGGGCACGGCGGTGAGGTCGGCCTGGTCGTGGGAGTCGACGGCGCAGGCGCGGATCCCGGCCTGCTGCGAGGCGACGGCCGGGACGCTCGGCAGCACCCGGTCGGCCTGCGTGCCCGCGTTGGCGGCGAGGCCGGAGAAGAAGATCGCGCCGATGATGGCCACGCCGAGGGCGGCGCCGAGCTGACCGGCCGCGTTGATCAGGCCGGACGCCGCGCCGGCCTCCCGCGGCTCGACGTCGTTCAGGGTCATGCCGGTCAGCGGGGCCAGCAGCATGCCCATGCCGGAGCCGAGCAGCAGCATCGGGACGACGGCGTGCCAGGAGGTGATCCCGTCGCCCGCCCGGTCGGCGATCCACGCGTACAGCAGGAGCCCGGCCATCATCAGCAGCGCCCCGCCGAACAGGCACTTGCGTCCGTAGAGGGGGAAGAGTTTGCGGACGGCGAGGTTGCCGGCGATCGGGACGCCCAACGAGAACGGGATCGCGGTGAGACCGGTGTGCAGCGCCGACCAGCCCAGACCGCCCTGCAGGTAGAGCGTCCAGCTGAGGAAGAAGCCGGCCGGGATGCAGCTGAAGAGCAGTTGTGCGCCGACCCCGGCCCCGAAGGTCCGGATCCTGAAGAGGGAGAGGACGACCAGGGGCGACCCGTCCTTGGCGGTCTTGTACCGCTCGTAGTACACGAACGCCACGAGGACCGGTACGGAGGCCACGAGCGAGCCGATGCTTGAGGCGGGCCAGCCGAGTTCGCGGCCGCGCAGCAGGGGCAGCAGCAGCAACAGCAGGCCGGTGGTCACCAGCACCATGCCGACCAGGTCCAGCCGGGTGGCGCGGGGCGACTTCGACTCGCGCATCCACAGCGCGCCGGCGATCAGGGCGGCCACGCCGAACGGCAGGTTGACCAAGAAGACGGTCCGCCAGCCCAGGCCGCCCGGGTCCCAGGAGATCAGCACGCCGCCCAGCAGCGGTCCGGCGACGATGGCCAGGCCGATCATGCTGGCGTACAGACTCACGACCCGGCCGATCTCCTCCGCCGGAAAGGTCACGTAGATGACCGCCAGGACCTGCGGCACCATGATGGCGGCGGCCATGCCCTGCAGCACCCGGGACGTCACCAGGACTTCGGCGCTGGGGGCGAAGGCACACAGGGCCGACGCCACGACGAAGCCGGCGACGCCGATCAGGAAGGCCCGTTTGCGGCCGAAGATGTCGCCGAGCCGGCCGCCGGTGATCAGTGTGACCGCGAAGGACAGGGTGTAACCGACGTTCAGCGCCTGGACGGCGGCCGAGGAGGCGCCGAGGTCCTTCTGAACGCTCGGGATCGCCACGGTGACGATGTTGACGTCGAGCAGGTCCATGAAGGTCGCGGCAAGCAGGACGATCAGCGCCAACCAGCGCTTGGGGTCCGGGCCGTCGGCGGCGACGGGCGGTCCGAGAGCCGCTTCCGCCGTCGTCGACTTCGCTTCCTCGCTCATGGGTGGTACTCCAGTTCTTCGGTATGGCGCGGCCGGAAGAGGGGACCGGCCGACGGCTCAGGGAGTGGCGCCGCCCTCAGAGGCGGGCGGATCGGTGGCTTCGGGGGTTCCGGCGCGGGCCAGCGCGGTCCACGACCGCATCAGCAGATCCACCACGTCCATGACGCCCCCGGCCGGGCTCTCGCCGGCCGAGAGCACGCGCTGGATGGAGAGCCCGTCGTCCAGGGCGTGCACGATCAGGGCGAGCAGCTCCACCGGCGCGGGCGGGGTGACCGACCGTGCGGCGAAACCCTGCGCGAGGGCCTGGGCCATCGCCTCGCGGGAACGGCGCTCACGGTCGGCCAGCACCGACAACACCGCCGGATCGCGCATGCCGTAGAGCCACAGTTCGGTGCGCAGGGCCAGTCAGCTCGCGAAGTTCTTGTCCCGCCCGCGATGCCAGTTGCGCAGGTGCTCGATCGTCTCCTCGAACGAGCCGGCGTCGGCGCTGAGTGCCTGCACCTCGGCCAGTTCACGCTCGGTGCGCTGCTCCAGGAGAGCCAGGATCAGCTGTTGCTTGCCGTCGAAGTTGCCGTAGAAGGCGCCCCGGGAGTACCCGGCGCGTTCCACGATCTGTTCGACCGAGGTGCCGTTGACACCGCATTCGGCGAACAGGTCGGCAGCTGCCTGCAGCAGGTCCTGGCGCGTGATTTCCCGGCTCTCCTGCCGGGTGAGTCGTTTGCCGATGATGGGCCTCCTTCCGAGAACACAGATACAGTACCGCATTCTGATACAGTCCTGTATCTGAAAACCGCACAGTTCAACCCGGGGTGTGCCGCACCGCTCGCCGACGGCCCCCGTGAGCACTCGGATCAGCGTGGTGAAGCCAGCGATTGGGGATCTTGGTGACCGGAACATTCGATTGGACGGACGTCGAGTTCGACCTGTCCGACGTCAACTTCGTGACCGACCGCGAGGCGGGGGAGCGCTGGACAGGCGCGCCCCGGCCGGTGTGCCCGGGCCGCTTCTCCGACGGCGCCGACGTCTACGTCGTCACCCGTTACGAGGCGGTCCGCAGCCTCTTCGCCGATCGCCGGGTCAGCAACCACCCGCCGGAGGGCGTCCACCTCGACAGCATGCGCCGTCGCGGCGTGCCCGAGGAACTGCTCAAGTACTTCGACTCGACGATCATGACGATGGTGCCGGAGGACCACCGGCGCGTGCGCTCCCTGATCGACCGGGCGTTCTCGGTGCGCCGGGTCAAGTCCCTGCGCCCCCGGATCGAGCGGCTCGCGGACCAGTTGCTCGACCAAATGGACCCCGAAGGCGAGACGGACCTCGTCGCCGGGTACGCCCACCCGATCTCCACCACGGTCATCTGCGAACTCCTCGGCGTCGACGACGAGTACCGCGACCAGTGGCTGAAGTGGTCCGAGGCGTTCACCACCTTCGTCCGCCCCGACCCGGAGATCCTGCCGCCCGCGCTCCACGGCATGGTCGACACGGTCATCCGGCTGATAGGCGCGCGCCGCGCCCAGCCCGGCGACGACCTGATCTCCGACCTGGTCCAGATCAGCGACGAGACCGAGAAGCTCGACGAGGTCGAACTCGTCGCCCTGGTCCTGGTCCTGGTGCAGGCCGGCCTCGACACCGTCCGGCACTCGATCTCGCTCAGCTTCTTCAACCTCCTGGTCCACCCCGACCAGCTGGAGCTGGTCAAGTCGCACCCGGAGAACACCGTCCAGGCGGTCCGCGAGCTGATGCGCTACTCCGGTCCGATCAAGATGGCCCTGCCGCGCTTCGCCGCGGAGCCGATCGAGATCGACGGGGTGACCATCCCCAAGGACGGCCAGATCCAGCTCGTGGTCGGCGCCGCCAACAACGACCCTGAGCGGTTCACCGACCCGCGCGTCCTCGACGTCACCCGCGCCGACAACCCCCAGCTCAGCTTCGCCGCCGGCGACCACTTCTGCCCGGGGGCGTCGCTGGCCACGGCGGAGACCGAGATCGCGCTCAACAAGCTGTTCGCGCGCTACCCCGACGTGCGCCTGGCCGCCGACCCCGACGAGGTCGGCCCGCGCTTCCTGAAAGCCGTCACACGACTGCCCGTCCAGCTCGTGTGACCACCGTTTCCATGCCCGACAACGAACAGCAGGATGAGTTTTGTTGCAAAGAGTATTAGGAACGCAGTACCTGACGCCCCTGCGTGAGGGCGGATCGCTGCCCGGCCTGGTGGAGGCCGACAACGACGGCATCTACGTCGTGAAGTTCCGCGGCGCGGGCCAGGGCACCGCGGCCCTGGTCGCGGAGATCGTCGTCGGCGAACTCGGCCGGCGACTGGGGATCCGTGTCCCCGAGCTCGTCACCATAGACATCGACCCGGAAATGGCGCGCCGCGACCCCGACCAGGAGATCCAGGAGCTACTGCGGGCCAGCGCCGGCGAGAACCTGGGCATGGACTTCCTGCCCGGGTCGGTCGGTTACGACGGGGTCGGATGGGAGCCGCCCGCCGAGGAGGCCGCCAGGATCTACTGGCTGGACGCGCTGACCGCCAACGTCGACCGCAGCTGGTCCAACCCCAACCTGATCATCTGGCACCGCCGGCTCTGGGCCATCGACCACGGTGCCGCACTGCTGTTCCAGCACTCCTGGCCGGCCGTCGCCGCCTGGGCCGAGCGCCGCTACGACCTGTCCCAGCACGTGCTCGCCGACTTGGTCGCTACCCTCGCCCCGGCCGTTCTCGCCAAACTGGACGCCGAACTCGCCGAGGCGGTGACCGCCGAGACGCTGACCGAGATCACCGCCCTGGTCCCGGACAGCTTCCTGCTGGGCATGAACTCCGTGCCCCAGGACGCGGACCCCGCCGACCTGCGGCGGCGCTACGTGGACTATCTGCTCACCCGATGCGCCGGACCCCGCGCGTGGTGGCCGGAGGAGGACGCATGACCACCGCCACGCCGTCCCTCCTCGGCTTCGACTACGCCCTGCTGCGCGCCGTCCCGCGAGTCGACCGCAGCGAGCGGATCAACGTCGGGGCGCTGCTCTACTGCCCCGGCGCCGACTTCCTCGGCGCCGCGATCCACGTCGACGCCGACCGGCTTCGCGCGCTGGACCCCGACATCGACATCGAGATGGTCACGGCGGCCCTGGACACCATCCGCGCGGTGTGCGCGGGCGGCCCCGAGGGCGGTCCCGCCGGGTCCGGCACGCGCGGGGCGCGCTTCGGCTGGCTCACCGCACCCCGCAGCACCGTGATCCAGACCAGTCCCGTGCACGGCGGACTCACCACCGATCCGGCCGCCGAACTCAAGCGCCTGATGGGACGGCTCGTGCACTGACCGGGCGGCGGCCCGCCGGTCCCCCCGCTTCCGCAGTCGCGTACACGGAGGAGCACAGATGCAAGACATCATCGACGCCGTTCTCGACCCGGACACCCGGCCGGAGGACTTCGCCGCGCTGCCCGTCCCGGAGAGCTACCGCGCCGTGACCCTGCACGCGGACGAGGTCGAGATGTTCGTCCGGGTCGCGGCCGAGGACCGCGATCCGCGCCGGTCGATGCACCTCGACGAAGTCGCCGTGCCCCAGGTCGGGCCCGGCGAGGCGCTGGTGGCGGTGAT
Above is a genomic segment from Streptomyces collinus Tu 365 containing:
- the panD gene encoding aspartate 1-decarboxylase → MYREMLKSKIHRATVTQADLHYVGSLTLDSTLMAAANLLPGEKVDVVDIDNGARLSTYVIEGPAGSGVVGINGAAARLISPGDLVIVISYAAMTEEQARAYRPSVVFVDDGNRPQHVGSDPAEAPDGADDLIRGDTVDA
- a CDS encoding DUF2087 domain-containing protein; protein product: MTPETFTVLLSDSAVRRVFSAVALGSSTSAEILAATGLAAPEAAPAIGRLLREGLVVPRGRGRLAVDEAALGAAAEIAGRRLREQAEAEQPDPGLRGYVRGTVLVRLPEDDDETRRAVLDHVAATTFEAGREYDERTVTDLLRPWCEGAAVDPVSLRRSLVDDGFLHRESGSYRLVSLVGPGSSS
- a CDS encoding class I SAM-dependent methyltransferase gives rise to the protein MSQPDVMTAFTAGLADINLDESRAPRSGAEAAGMKSASSSIYDMAATLSGRGELWNWGMYDPGLAAEIEARLPGFTDFGTDGFSEQLYYLALRDLPDGLDGCADRTVLEVGCGTGEGLNFLSRLVPGARMTGLDLSPKAVARAEATLARGETLRFVQGDAEKLPFEDSSVDVLINIESSHTYPDLGRFLHEAARVLRPGGTLSHIDVFTRQRLRTMRGITEEMPQLKWITDHDVSAEVRAAVRRRMAPGSRFRRTLDRQRMNPLVRTIATHSQILMFGGMFAGYRPPSSVKVLSRLGLVPWMSGLPMESYRHQVAVRV
- the fabD gene encoding ACP S-malonyltransferase yields the protein MLKPVFLFAGQGSQYHGMGRWLYGADPFFRDALDSLDAVVREINGDSVIDAIHGDGRGAELAMTRLSLTQPAIFMVEYALARMLRAHGFEPELVLGASLGEVVAAAVAGIFDPEECLRSLLEQVALFEAECPRGGMLAVLADAGLVDREPALAGAHLAAINGPDNFVLAGTAGRLDAIERHLAASGVLCQRLPVLFPFHSPLIDGVRDAFTKLVGGLTPRAASIPLISGTTGAEVRHPGPDHFWQVLREPFDLSRALEPLLARDDLLFLDLGPSGSMANLVRARLPEGSRSRVLPLLSPYARDEVLYQAVLDTRSVIAAPARRTEVTTMTAPTPVADPATPGDGFDVYVFPGQGAQVKGMGRDLFDRFPELVERADAVLGYSIRELCLEDPGRNLRDTRYTQPALYVVGALSWLATVQEGGRLPDYLLGHSLGEFAALFAAGVYDFETGLRLVAERGRLMGQVTGGTMAAVSAVDSSLVREVLRDDELSGLDIANYNAPTQTVVAGPADAVNRALAVFKDKGARCAPLNVSAPFHSRYMAQAAEEFGRLLDATAFAAPKIPVISNVDARPYEPDAVAATLRRQIVSPVRWTDSIRLLMGRGDFRVRELGPGQVLTKLIARIRDEATPLRPEPARTTVPTGPVNAPAPRRAELGSAAFRRDHGVRHAYVAGGMHHGVSSVALVARLARSGLLGHFGAAGLPLADVADAIRGIRAAAGADAPFGVNITYDPFDPRAEADMVDLLVRENVRLVEAATYVEVTPALVRHRLTGARILADGTVHAPRKLLAKVTRLDTARLFFAPPPRPLVTRLVDDGLLNAEEAAAGERIALADDICAIGDGADYTDQGSLPALLPSVRRLRTQLGGVASGVRVGGGGGIGSPESAAAAFVLGADFILTGSINLCTAESGLSEAAKDLLPNLDVHDTAYAPHGALFELGGRARVLRKGVLFHVRAGKLYDLWRTYDSWDAVPGWIRSRVERDYFGAGFEELASRVVPAGEPADPKRRMALVFRWYCAQAQRWAIEGTPERVADYQVACGPALGACNHWLRGTTYEAWRDRHADELADRLITEAAEIVGSAGV
- a CDS encoding cytochrome P450; amino-acid sequence: MSETVRPVDGLPMTRGTCPFDPAPELAELREEQPVARMVFPDGHLGWLITGYDEVRRLLAARGMSSRGDLLRTPIPLPMAGNRTELAPGMFTAMDPPEHTHYRRRLTAWFSARRTRTMEPRLTEHVDLYLGRMIEEGGPTDLVAAFAEPVAGLVICELLGVPADRRDVFVKGIKALLTVHSSAEEAIAGWQNVGGQLMELIRAKREEPTDDLLGTLVSDGAFSDEELATIGSVLLVGGYDTSKNMIALGTFALLAHPDQYAALAADPGLGAGAVEELLRYVTVMHAGSIRAAGADMDFDGHHFTEGDAVSLSLAAANRDPSLCEDPDRLDITRPPVAHLSFGYGIHQCVGQQLARLELRIAFEGLARRLPGLRLAIPEDQVRTNPESIIYGVHELPVTW
- a CDS encoding MFS transporter: MSEEAKSTTAEAALGPPVAADGPDPKRWLALIVLLAATFMDLLDVNIVTVAIPSVQKDLGASSAAVQALNVGYTLSFAVTLITGGRLGDIFGRKRAFLIGVAGFVVASALCAFAPSAEVLVTSRVLQGMAAAIMVPQVLAVIYVTFPAEEIGRVVSLYASMIGLAIVAGPLLGGVLISWDPGGLGWRTVFLVNLPFGVAALIAGALWMRESKSPRATRLDLVGMVLVTTGLLLLLLPLLRGRELGWPASSIGSLVASVPVLVAFVYYERYKTAKDGSPLVVLSLFRIRTFGAGVGAQLLFSCIPAGFFLSWTLYLQGGLGWSALHTGLTAIPFSLGVPIAGNLAVRKLFPLYGRKCLFGGALLMMAGLLLYAWIADRAGDGITSWHAVVPMLLLGSGMGMLLAPLTGMTLNDVEPREAGAASGLINAAGQLGAALGVAIIGAIFFSGLAANAGTQADRVLPSVPAVASQQAGIRACAVDSHDQADLTAVPDSCRALGTEDPARQKAIGNALTDINSRTFTATFSEALYWASAGLAAVICLLFLLPRQPRRLGVS
- a CDS encoding DUF6204 family protein, whose translation is MPRKSYQVIVYGKFAPLDDDQRAKLLAVADQHDLFHSKFTEEGTVTYERTLLTFTFRCAVKADAEDKTEKVVAGVEELATAAVRGLGADVRDLRSVCTDLETIKIKRRGR
- a CDS encoding acyltransferase domain-containing protein, with amino-acid sequence MTVRLFAVAAGTEEGLLAALRGHADRIRAGRDLPTLARYCHDAAARTPGLAHRAALTADSYDDLAEGLDKLVREWADRIPPPSPSRRPGLVFVFAGQGAQWDGMGLELLDTEPVFGAALRRCDERVRELAGFSVIQQLRAGPAMSRLGEIDVLQPTMVSLQIALVALWRSWRVEPDAVTGHSMGEISAGYAAGALTLDDALLIACRRSALLRRIAGRGALATTELSPEAAHALAASSGGRICVAGENSPRSTVLAGDTATLTALVEDLDRRGVYCRMVRGTVASHSHYVDELRDDLAGALRPLSPVPSRVPFYSTVTAAPVPGTDLGPAYWMRNLREPVRLAAATGRLAEDGHEIFVEVSTHPVLLSSLRQTLESAGRPGEVLPSGRRRTERRAMLSSLGTLFTYGRDPHWPTSAPPAPALTPYQAAVLAAVRRPRPSPAAAGSG